The Halobacterium litoreum genome includes a region encoding these proteins:
- a CDS encoding DUF7331 family protein, whose protein sequence is MTDVSDHAAGDRHRQNDVPQLPEGDEARESVESYDTEDGVVFYDAQNPLAWLKATNAVALGDAL, encoded by the coding sequence GTGACAGACGTGAGCGACCACGCAGCGGGCGACCGGCATCGCCAGAACGACGTCCCACAGCTGCCCGAGGGTGACGAGGCCCGAGAGAGCGTGGAGTCCTACGACACAGAGGACGGGGTCGTATTCTACGACGCCCAGAATCCGCTCGCGTGGCTCAAAGCGACGAACGCCGTCGCGCTGGGCGACGCCCTCTGA
- a CDS encoding DNA-directed DNA polymerase, protein MGNTDLSEFMHEGGGESGDDAPDEDTRRAEAEVVAGDADPVVNEIVDAEADALPDADGDVELMVTQVDYTVEGSGDRERPVLHVFGRTEDNDAEHVRVHGFRPYFYAPTENLNEDALTDDVITGTEEGYESIRGEELTKIYGRTPRDVGNIRDRFDHYEADILFPNRLLIDKDVTSGVRVPDRRADDGALYVHHDEIEACDVAADLRVNTFDIEVDDRNGFPEEGEETVVCLTSHDSYRDEYVAWLYEAPDATTDSPEDLSNHDLLDEDADVDVRVFDSEEAMHDAFVSYIEETDPDVLTGWNFDDFDAPYYIDRLDELDPRTDYDLDSDRLSRVEEVWTSGWGGPNVKGRVVFDLLYAYQRTKYSELDSYRLDAVGEQELDVGKERYAGDIGDLWEDDPERLLEYNLRDVELCVEIDRKQSIVAFWDEARKLVGCKLEDATTPGDAVDMYVLHKAFGNFVLPSKGQQEAEEFEGGAVFDPITGVKENVSVLDLKSLYPMSMVTINASPETKVDPEEYDGETYHTPTGVHFRKEPDGIIREMVDELLTEREDKKELRDDNEPGTEDYERYDRQQAAVKVIMNSLYGVFGWDRFRLYDRAMSAGVTSTNREVIDFTEQAANDVGYEVAYGDTDSVMLELGPDLSKEAAIEESFDIEDHINEAYDEFARDRLNADEHRFQIEFEKLYRRFFQAGKKKRYAGHIVWKEGKHVDDVDITGFEYQRSDIAPITKEVQKEVIDLVVREGDVDAVEEYVHDVIEDFREGDVSLDDIGIPGGIGKRLDNYDTDTAQVRGAKYANLLLGTNFDRGSKPKRVYLQKVHPDFFRRVEGENPDIREDDLYVEFKTDHDVICYDYADQIPEEFEVDYDVMLDKTLKGPIERILEALDVSWDEVKSGQTQTGLGSFM, encoded by the coding sequence ATGGGAAACACGGACCTCTCCGAGTTCATGCACGAGGGTGGCGGGGAGTCGGGTGACGACGCGCCCGACGAGGACACCCGTCGTGCGGAGGCCGAAGTCGTCGCTGGGGACGCCGACCCCGTGGTGAACGAAATCGTGGACGCCGAAGCGGACGCGCTCCCGGACGCGGACGGCGACGTGGAACTGATGGTGACGCAGGTCGACTACACCGTCGAGGGCTCCGGCGACCGCGAACGCCCCGTCCTCCACGTGTTCGGACGCACCGAGGACAACGACGCCGAACACGTCCGCGTCCACGGCTTCCGCCCGTACTTCTACGCGCCGACCGAGAACCTCAACGAGGACGCGCTCACCGACGACGTCATCACGGGCACCGAGGAGGGCTACGAGTCGATTCGGGGCGAGGAACTGACGAAGATTTACGGCCGGACGCCGCGGGACGTCGGGAACATCCGCGACCGGTTCGACCACTACGAGGCCGACATCCTGTTCCCGAACCGCCTGCTCATCGACAAGGACGTCACCAGCGGCGTGCGCGTCCCCGACCGGCGCGCCGACGACGGCGCGCTGTACGTCCACCACGACGAAATCGAGGCCTGTGACGTGGCCGCCGACCTGCGCGTGAACACGTTCGACATCGAGGTCGACGACCGCAACGGCTTCCCGGAGGAGGGCGAGGAGACGGTGGTCTGTCTCACGAGCCACGACTCCTATCGCGACGAGTACGTCGCGTGGCTGTACGAGGCGCCCGACGCGACCACCGACAGCCCCGAGGACCTCTCGAACCACGACCTCCTGGACGAGGACGCCGACGTGGACGTGCGCGTCTTCGACAGCGAGGAAGCGATGCACGATGCGTTCGTCTCGTACATCGAGGAGACCGACCCGGACGTGCTGACGGGCTGGAACTTCGACGACTTCGACGCGCCGTACTACATCGACCGCCTCGACGAACTCGACCCGCGGACCGACTACGACCTCGACTCCGACCGCCTCTCCCGCGTCGAGGAAGTGTGGACCTCCGGCTGGGGCGGCCCGAACGTGAAGGGGCGGGTCGTCTTCGACCTGCTGTACGCCTACCAGCGCACGAAGTACTCCGAACTCGACTCCTACCGACTGGACGCGGTCGGCGAGCAGGAACTCGACGTCGGGAAGGAGCGCTACGCGGGCGACATCGGCGACCTCTGGGAGGACGACCCCGAGCGCTTACTGGAGTACAACCTCCGGGACGTGGAACTCTGCGTCGAAATCGACCGGAAGCAGTCCATCGTGGCGTTCTGGGACGAGGCGCGCAAACTCGTCGGCTGTAAACTGGAGGACGCCACCACGCCCGGCGACGCGGTGGACATGTACGTCCTGCACAAGGCGTTCGGGAACTTCGTGCTGCCGTCGAAGGGCCAACAGGAGGCCGAAGAGTTCGAGGGCGGCGCCGTCTTCGACCCCATCACGGGCGTCAAGGAGAACGTCTCCGTGCTCGACCTGAAGAGCCTCTACCCGATGTCGATGGTGACCATCAACGCGTCGCCGGAGACGAAAGTCGACCCCGAGGAGTACGACGGCGAGACCTACCACACGCCGACGGGCGTCCACTTCCGCAAGGAGCCGGACGGCATCATCCGGGAGATGGTCGACGAACTCCTCACCGAGCGCGAGGACAAGAAGGAACTCCGCGACGACAACGAACCTGGCACCGAGGACTACGAGCGCTACGACCGCCAGCAGGCCGCCGTGAAGGTCATCATGAACAGCCTCTACGGCGTGTTCGGCTGGGACCGGTTCCGGCTGTACGACCGCGCGATGAGCGCGGGCGTCACCTCCACGAACCGCGAGGTCATCGACTTCACCGAGCAGGCCGCCAACGACGTCGGCTACGAGGTGGCGTACGGCGACACCGACTCCGTGATGCTCGAACTCGGCCCGGACCTCTCGAAGGAGGCGGCAATCGAGGAGTCCTTCGACATCGAGGACCACATCAACGAGGCCTACGACGAGTTCGCCCGCGACCGACTGAACGCCGACGAGCACCGCTTCCAGATCGAGTTCGAGAAACTCTACCGGCGATTCTTCCAGGCGGGGAAGAAGAAGCGCTACGCCGGCCACATCGTCTGGAAGGAGGGCAAGCACGTCGACGACGTGGACATCACGGGCTTCGAGTACCAGCGCTCGGACATCGCGCCCATCACGAAGGAAGTTCAGAAGGAGGTCATCGACCTCGTGGTACGAGAGGGCGACGTGGACGCCGTCGAGGAGTACGTCCACGACGTCATCGAGGACTTCCGCGAGGGCGACGTGAGCCTCGACGACATCGGCATCCCGGGCGGCATCGGGAAGCGTTTGGACAACTACGACACGGACACGGCGCAGGTCCGGGGCGCGAAGTACGCGAACCTCCTGTTGGGGACGAACTTCGACCGCGGGTCGAAGCCAAAGCGCGTCTACCTCCAGAAAGTCCACCCGGACTTCTTCCGGCGGGTGGAGGGCGAGAACCCGGACATCCGGGAGGACGACCTGTACGTGGAGTTCAAGACCGACCACGACGTCATCTGTTACGACTACGCCGACCAGATTCCCGAGGAGTTCGAGGTGGACTACGACGTGATGTTGGACAAGACGCTGAAGGGCCCCATCGAGCGCATCCTCGAAGCCCTCGACGTGTCCTGGGACGAGGTCAAGAGCGGGCAGACCCAGACCGGCCTCGGCAGTTTCATGTAA
- a CDS encoding DUF7322 domain-containing protein gives MLDDVPFADEESEAEQELAPSIDVPDESDASPELQRKFWWLVLVFNFALGAASIGAMLAGFEGDLQTGGSLFAAGVVLFVYGYYKYRVYTRDD, from the coding sequence GTGCTCGACGACGTACCGTTCGCCGACGAGGAGTCCGAGGCCGAGCAGGAGCTCGCGCCGTCCATCGACGTCCCCGACGAGTCGGACGCCAGCCCCGAGCTCCAGCGGAAGTTCTGGTGGCTCGTCCTCGTGTTCAACTTCGCGCTCGGCGCGGCGAGCATCGGCGCGATGCTCGCCGGCTTCGAAGGCGACCTCCAGACCGGCGGTAGCCTCTTCGCCGCCGGCGTCGTCCTCTTCGTCTACGGCTACTACA
- a CDS encoding DJ-1/PfpI family protein has translation MGAKLLMIVGDFGEDYEIMVPFQALQAVGHEVDAVCPEKEAGDTVKTAIHDFRGDQTYLEERGHDFELTAAMSDVDPTEYDGLVVPGGRAPEYLRTHEAVIDAVQHFFEAEKPVATLCHGPQILAAAGVLDGYEMTSYPAVQPEVEAAGCTWVDEVTTDRNLVTAQAWPDHPEWISQFLDVLGTEIEHGGAVAADD, from the coding sequence ATGGGCGCGAAACTCCTGATGATAGTCGGCGACTTCGGCGAGGACTACGAGATAATGGTACCGTTCCAGGCGCTCCAGGCCGTCGGCCACGAGGTCGACGCGGTGTGCCCCGAGAAGGAGGCCGGTGACACGGTGAAGACCGCGATTCACGACTTCCGCGGCGACCAGACGTACTTAGAGGAGCGCGGCCACGACTTCGAACTGACGGCGGCGATGAGCGACGTGGACCCGACCGAGTACGACGGCCTCGTAGTGCCGGGCGGCCGGGCGCCGGAGTACCTCCGGACCCACGAGGCGGTCATCGACGCCGTCCAGCACTTCTTCGAGGCGGAGAAGCCGGTGGCGACGCTCTGTCACGGCCCCCAGATTCTGGCGGCGGCGGGCGTCCTCGACGGCTACGAGATGACCTCGTATCCGGCCGTCCAGCCGGAGGTCGAGGCCGCCGGCTGCACGTGGGTAGACGAGGTGACGACCGACCGGAATCTCGTGACCGCACAGGCGTGGCCGGACCACCCAGAGTGGATTTCGCAGTTCCTCGACGTGCTCGGGACGGAGATAGAACACGGCGGCGCGGTCGCCGCCGACGACTAA
- the sufB gene encoding Fe-S cluster assembly protein SufB — translation MSSDEHLQETDTEARFEFKKEENSAFESGKGLNEETIRLISEDKDEPDWMLERRLRALKQYQKMPMPTDWPGQPDLSELDVEEIVPYIRPDVDKREGVDDWDELPDDIKDTFEQLGIPEAERNALSGVGAQYESEVVYQNMQERWEEKGVVFCNMDEAVQEYPELVKEHFMTKCVPASDNKFAALHGAVWSGGSFVYVPEDVTVNMPVQAYFRMNSEGMGQFEHTLIIAEPGSEVHYIEGCSAPKYGTHNLHSGGVEVFVKEDAHVQYSTVQNWSKNTFNLNTKRAIVEENGTMEWVSGSMGSKATMLYPSSILKGRGATDNHITIAFAGEGQDIDTGAKVYHNAPDTKSTIESKSIAKDGGRTNYRGLVHIADGAEDSSTSVECDALMFDNESTSDTMPYMEINESKVDVAHEATVGKIGDEDVFYLQSRGLDDDDAKQMIVAGFIEPITEELPIEYAVELNRLIELEMEGSLG, via the coding sequence ATGAGTTCAGACGAACACCTACAAGAGACCGACACCGAGGCGCGCTTCGAGTTCAAGAAGGAGGAGAACTCCGCCTTCGAGTCGGGCAAGGGCCTCAACGAGGAGACGATTCGACTCATCTCCGAGGACAAGGACGAGCCCGACTGGATGCTAGAGCGGCGCCTCCGCGCGCTGAAACAGTACCAGAAGATGCCGATGCCGACGGACTGGCCGGGCCAACCCGACCTGTCCGAACTCGACGTCGAGGAGATCGTCCCGTACATCCGCCCCGACGTGGACAAGCGGGAAGGCGTCGACGACTGGGACGAACTCCCGGACGACATCAAGGACACGTTCGAACAACTGGGCATCCCGGAGGCCGAGCGGAACGCGCTCTCCGGCGTCGGCGCCCAGTACGAGTCCGAAGTCGTCTACCAGAACATGCAGGAGCGCTGGGAGGAGAAGGGCGTCGTCTTCTGCAACATGGACGAGGCCGTTCAGGAGTACCCCGAACTGGTCAAGGAACACTTCATGACGAAGTGCGTCCCCGCCAGCGACAACAAGTTCGCGGCGCTCCACGGCGCCGTCTGGTCGGGCGGTTCGTTCGTCTACGTCCCCGAGGACGTGACGGTGAACATGCCCGTGCAGGCGTACTTCCGGATGAACTCGGAGGGGATGGGCCAGTTCGAGCACACGCTCATCATCGCCGAGCCCGGTAGCGAAGTCCACTACATCGAGGGCTGTTCCGCGCCGAAGTACGGCACGCACAACCTCCACTCCGGCGGCGTCGAGGTCTTCGTGAAGGAGGACGCGCACGTGCAGTACTCGACCGTGCAGAACTGGTCGAAGAACACGTTCAACCTCAACACGAAACGCGCCATCGTCGAGGAGAACGGCACGATGGAGTGGGTTTCGGGCTCCATGGGGTCGAAGGCGACGATGCTGTACCCGTCCTCGATTCTGAAGGGCCGCGGCGCGACGGACAACCACATCACCATCGCGTTCGCGGGCGAGGGCCAGGACATCGACACCGGCGCGAAGGTCTACCACAACGCGCCGGACACGAAGTCCACCATCGAGTCCAAGTCCATCGCGAAGGACGGCGGCCGCACGAACTACCGCGGCCTCGTCCACATCGCGGACGGCGCTGAGGACTCCTCCACGTCGGTGGAGTGTGACGCGCTGATGTTCGACAACGAGTCCACCAGCGACACCATGCCGTACATGGAGATCAACGAGTCGAAGGTGGACGTCGCCCACGAGGCGACCGTCGGCAAGATCGGCGACGAGGACGTCTTCTACCTCCAGTCCCGCGGGCTGGACGACGACGACGCCAAGCAGATGATCGTCGCCGGCTTCATCGAACCAATCACGGAGGAACTGCCCATCGAGTACGCGGTGGAACTCAACCGCCTCATCGAACTCGAGATGGAGGGGAGCCTCGGATAA
- a CDS encoding ABC transporter ATP-binding protein: MATLELKNVHAEVAEEGEKILEGVDLEIPSGEIHALMGPNGSGKSTTAKIVAGHPAYDVTEGEVLLHLEDGDFEDVDAVPEDERTWNLLELEPNERAALGIYLGFQYPAEIEGVTLVNFLRTALNAKLEEREELLFGEDDEDEEEEDAGYDTSPMEGPADEGEIGVAEFQEILSEKMELLDMDEKFANRYLNAGFSGGEKKQNEVLQAAILEPSIAVLDEIDSGLDIDRLQDVSKGINALRDEQGTGILQITHYQRILDYVEPDRIHVMLDGEVVMEGDAELAEKLEDKGYDWVREQVYETA; encoded by the coding sequence ATGGCTACGCTCGAACTCAAGAACGTACACGCGGAAGTCGCAGAGGAAGGCGAGAAGATTCTCGAGGGCGTCGACCTCGAGATTCCCTCGGGCGAGATTCACGCCCTGATGGGGCCGAACGGCTCCGGGAAGTCCACGACCGCCAAGATCGTCGCCGGCCACCCGGCCTACGACGTCACCGAGGGTGAGGTACTCCTCCACCTCGAAGACGGCGACTTCGAGGACGTCGACGCGGTTCCGGAAGACGAACGCACGTGGAACCTCCTCGAACTGGAACCGAACGAGCGCGCCGCGCTCGGCATCTACCTCGGCTTCCAGTACCCGGCCGAGATCGAGGGCGTCACCCTCGTGAACTTCCTCCGCACCGCGCTCAACGCGAAACTCGAAGAGCGCGAGGAACTCCTCTTCGGCGAGGACGACGAGGACGAGGAAGAAGAGGACGCGGGCTACGACACCTCCCCGATGGAGGGGCCCGCCGACGAGGGCGAAATCGGCGTCGCGGAGTTCCAGGAGATTCTCTCCGAGAAGATGGAACTCCTCGACATGGACGAGAAGTTCGCCAACCGCTATCTCAACGCCGGCTTCTCCGGCGGCGAGAAGAAACAGAACGAGGTCCTCCAGGCCGCCATCCTCGAGCCGAGCATCGCCGTGCTCGACGAGATCGACTCCGGTCTGGACATCGACCGCCTGCAGGACGTCTCGAAGGGCATCAACGCCCTCCGCGACGAGCAGGGCACCGGCATCCTCCAGATCACCCACTACCAGCGCATCCTCGACTACGTCGAACCCGACCGCATCCACGTCATGCTGGACGGGGAAGTCGTCATGGAGGGCGACGCCGAGCTCGCAGAGAAGCTCGAAGACAAGGGGTACGACTGGGTCCGAGAGCAGGTCTACGAGACCGCGTAA